The Syntrophaceae bacterium genome contains a region encoding:
- a CDS encoding acyl-CoA dehydrogenase, with translation HGYVKGPAVERLYRDARFAELAYGTSEMQRAFIARDSLNRYKPA, from the coding sequence GCCACGGCTACGTCAAGGGGCCCGCCGTGGAGCGCCTGTACCGGGACGCCCGCTTCGCCGAGCTCGCCTACGGCACCTCGGAGATGCAGCGCGCCTTCATCGCCCGGGACAGCCTGAACCGCTACAAGCCTGCCTGA